The Streptomyces sp. NBC_01244 genome contains a region encoding:
- a CDS encoding cobalt-precorrin-6A reductase produces the protein MPADPTPPGPDPAGPYAAGPGAGQHPGPVGPSPAEPHAAGPTHGPGRHVLILGGTTEARRLAEALARGEGPPCRVTTSLAGRVAAPVLPPGETRIGGFGGPAGLAAWISAHRVTHLVDATHPFAERMSFNAAGAAALSGVPLLALRRPGWAPGPGDDWHVADSLTEAAALLPGLGARAFLTTGRMGLHSFAHLTEPWFLVRSVDPPAAPAPPRLEVLLARGPFTLDDERELLARHGIDLLVTKDSGGSATSPKLAAAREAGIPVLVVRRPPTPEGVPRTGSVDEVRRWLSG, from the coding sequence ATGCCTGCTGACCCCACCCCACCAGGCCCCGACCCGGCCGGCCCCTATGCTGCCGGCCCCGGGGCTGGGCAGCACCCCGGCCCGGTCGGTCCCAGCCCGGCCGAACCCCATGCAGCCGGCCCCACCCACGGCCCGGGCCGGCACGTCCTGATCCTCGGTGGCACCACCGAGGCCCGCCGGCTGGCGGAAGCGCTGGCCCGCGGGGAGGGTCCACCGTGCCGGGTGACCACCTCGCTGGCCGGCCGGGTGGCCGCGCCGGTGCTGCCGCCGGGCGAGACGCGGATCGGCGGCTTCGGCGGGCCCGCCGGACTGGCGGCCTGGATCTCCGCCCACCGGGTGACCCACCTGGTGGACGCCACGCACCCCTTCGCGGAGCGCATGAGCTTCAACGCGGCCGGGGCGGCGGCCCTTTCGGGCGTGCCCCTCCTCGCCCTGCGCCGTCCCGGCTGGGCCCCCGGCCCCGGAGACGACTGGCACGTCGCGGACTCCCTCACCGAGGCGGCCGCCCTGCTCCCGGGCCTCGGCGCCCGCGCTTTCCTGACCACCGGCCGGATGGGCCTGCACAGCTTCGCGCACCTCACCGAGCCCTGGTTCCTGGTGCGTTCGGTGGATCCCCCGGCCGCGCCCGCGCCACCGCGCCTGGAAGTCCTGCTGGCCCGAGGCCCGTTCACCCTCGACGACGAGCGCGAACTGCTCGCGCGCCACGGCATCGACCTCCTGGTGACCAAGGACAGCGGCGGCTCCGCCACCTCTCCCAAACTGGCGGCCGCCCGCGAAGCCGGCATCCCGGTCCTCGTCGTCCGCCGCCCGCCGACCCCCGAGGGCGTCCCCCGGACCGGGTCGGTCGACGAGGTACGCCGCTGGCTGTCCGGCTGA
- the cobM gene encoding precorrin-4 C(11)-methyltransferase has product MTVYFIGAGPGAADLITVRGARTLAAAPVCLYAGSLVPRELLAECPPDARLIDTAQLNLDEIIAECVRAHAAGQDVARLHSGDPSVFSAVAEQMRRLDAAGIPYEVVPGVPAFAAAAAALKRELTVPTVGQTVILTRISQQATPMPPGEDLATLGRSGALLVLHLATRYVDRVVDELLPHYGAECPAAVVAMASRPDELILRGTLADIAAQVKEAGLVRTAVILVGRTLGAEQFRDSHLYSAERDRHAC; this is encoded by the coding sequence ATGACCGTGTACTTCATCGGTGCGGGCCCCGGCGCCGCCGACCTGATCACGGTGCGCGGCGCCCGGACGCTGGCCGCCGCCCCCGTCTGCCTGTACGCCGGCAGCCTGGTCCCGCGCGAACTGCTCGCCGAATGCCCGCCGGACGCCCGCCTGATCGACACGGCGCAGCTGAACCTGGACGAGATCATCGCCGAGTGCGTACGGGCCCACGCGGCCGGCCAGGACGTGGCCCGGCTCCACTCCGGTGACCCCTCCGTCTTCAGCGCCGTCGCGGAGCAGATGCGGCGGCTCGACGCCGCCGGCATCCCCTACGAGGTCGTCCCGGGCGTCCCCGCCTTCGCCGCGGCGGCCGCCGCGCTGAAGCGGGAGCTGACCGTCCCCACCGTCGGCCAGACCGTGATCCTGACCCGGATCTCCCAGCAGGCCACGCCGATGCCGCCGGGCGAGGACCTCGCCACCCTGGGCCGCAGCGGGGCGCTGCTGGTGCTGCACCTGGCCACCCGCTACGTCGACCGGGTCGTGGACGAACTCCTGCCGCACTACGGGGCCGAGTGCCCGGCGGCGGTGGTCGCGATGGCCAGCCGCCCCGACGAGCTGATCCTGCGCGGGACGCTGGCCGACATCGCCGCCCAGGTGAAGGAGGCCGGGCTGGTCCGCACGGCCGTCATCCTGGTGGGCCGCACCCTGGGCGCCGAACAGTTCCGCGACAGCCACCTGTACTCCGCCGAGCGCGACCGGCATGCCTGCTGA
- the cbiE gene encoding precorrin-6y C5,15-methyltransferase (decarboxylating) subunit CbiE, whose product MSSAPPPVPVSVVGLGADGWDGLTAPARAALAGAEVLIGGPRQLDLLPLGECGGARVAWPSPLRPAVPKLMAEHAGRRIAVLASGDPMFYGIGRALSEELGPDALRVLPHPSSVSYACARLGWPVEDTEVVTVVGRPVARLAAALYEGRRVLVLSAGAPTANEIAALLRERGFGPSRMRVLEQLGSEHEDAYEGLAQSWEHPPGDPLNVIAVDCRRDPHTGTPRLGATPGLPDAAYEHDGQLTKRHVRAATLCALAPAPGELLWDIGGGSGSIGIEWMRTHPSCRAVTVERVTERAARITRNAAALGVPGLRVVTGSAPDALAGLPAPDAVFIGGGLTAPGLLDAAWEALAPGGRLVVNTVTLESEAVLTDRYRRHGGELVKLAVAHAVPVGGFTGWRQAMPVTQWTVTKP is encoded by the coding sequence GTGAGCTCCGCACCGCCCCCCGTACCCGTGTCGGTCGTCGGCCTCGGCGCCGACGGCTGGGACGGGCTGACCGCCCCCGCCCGGGCCGCGCTGGCCGGGGCCGAGGTGCTGATCGGCGGGCCCCGGCAGCTGGACCTGCTCCCCCTCGGGGAATGCGGTGGCGCCCGGGTCGCGTGGCCCAGCCCACTGCGCCCGGCCGTGCCGAAGCTGATGGCCGAGCACGCGGGCCGCCGCATCGCGGTGCTGGCCAGTGGTGACCCGATGTTCTACGGGATCGGCCGCGCCCTGTCCGAGGAGCTCGGCCCCGACGCCCTGCGCGTCCTGCCGCACCCCTCCTCCGTCTCCTACGCCTGCGCCCGCCTCGGCTGGCCGGTGGAGGACACCGAGGTGGTCACCGTGGTCGGCCGCCCGGTGGCCCGGCTCGCGGCCGCGCTGTACGAGGGCCGCCGGGTCCTGGTGCTGAGCGCCGGAGCACCGACCGCAAACGAGATCGCCGCTCTGCTTCGAGAGCGGGGCTTCGGCCCCAGCCGGATGCGCGTCCTGGAACAGCTCGGCTCCGAGCACGAGGACGCGTACGAGGGCCTCGCCCAGAGCTGGGAACACCCGCCCGGCGACCCCCTCAACGTGATCGCCGTCGACTGCCGCCGCGACCCCCACACCGGGACCCCCCGACTCGGCGCGACCCCCGGCCTGCCCGACGCCGCCTACGAGCACGACGGCCAGCTCACCAAGCGCCACGTCCGCGCCGCGACCCTGTGCGCTCTCGCCCCGGCCCCCGGGGAACTGCTGTGGGACATCGGCGGCGGCTCCGGCTCCATCGGCATCGAGTGGATGCGTACGCACCCCTCCTGCCGGGCGGTGACCGTGGAGCGGGTGACGGAGCGGGCCGCGCGCATCACCCGGAACGCGGCCGCCCTCGGCGTGCCCGGTCTGCGCGTGGTCACCGGCTCCGCGCCCGACGCGCTCGCCGGGCTGCCCGCCCCCGACGCGGTGTTCATCGGCGGCGGCCTGACCGCGCCGGGCCTGCTCGACGCGGCCTGGGAGGCGCTGGCACCCGGGGGCCGGCTCGTGGTCAACACGGTCACCCTGGAGTCGGAGGCGGTTCTCACCGACCGCTACCGGCGCCACGGCGGCGAGCTGGTGAAACTGGCCGTCGCGCACGCCGTGCCGGTCGGCGGTTTCACGGGCTGGCGCCAAGCGATGCCCGTCACCCAGTGGACGGTCACCAAGCCGTAG
- a CDS encoding oxidoreductase, producing the protein MAGWKASRMPDQSGRAAIVTGGNSGIGYAAARELARRGASVVLACRSAARGRAAEVALRGEVPGADVEFMALDLAELASVREFAAAYGRRRNGSLDLLVNNAGVMALPYGRTADGFETQFGVNHLGHFALTGLLLPRLLAAPPGARIVNLSSSFHALGDVAHDDLNSQQDYRRWIAYGRSKSANLLFTHELARRLAAAGSEVVAAAAHPGYAATNLHVGATPQAGTTLGSRFTAAVTALGNAIGNTVIAQSAASGALPTLYAATAPGVRPDEFIGPRLGLRGAPVRSRRAKWTLDDKSGERLWGASEKLTGVSYTSLSR; encoded by the coding sequence ATGGCGGGCTGGAAGGCAAGCCGGATGCCGGATCAGAGCGGGCGCGCGGCCATCGTCACCGGAGGCAACAGCGGGATCGGCTACGCCGCCGCCAGGGAACTCGCCCGCCGCGGCGCCTCGGTGGTGCTCGCCTGCCGGAGTGCGGCTCGCGGCCGGGCCGCCGAAGTCGCGTTGCGTGGCGAAGTGCCCGGCGCCGACGTGGAGTTCATGGCTCTGGACCTGGCCGAGCTGGCCTCCGTGAGGGAGTTCGCGGCCGCGTACGGGCGGCGCCGGAACGGCAGCCTTGATCTGCTCGTCAACAACGCCGGCGTGATGGCGCTGCCGTACGGCCGGACCGCCGACGGGTTCGAGACGCAGTTCGGGGTGAACCACCTCGGCCACTTCGCCCTCACGGGGCTTCTGCTGCCCCGGCTCCTCGCCGCCCCGCCCGGGGCCCGGATCGTCAACCTCTCCAGTAGCTTCCACGCCCTCGGGGACGTCGCGCACGACGACCTGAACAGCCAGCAGGATTACCGGCGTTGGATCGCCTACGGCCGCTCCAAGAGCGCGAACCTGCTCTTCACCCACGAGCTCGCCCGCCGCCTGGCGGCCGCCGGATCCGAGGTCGTCGCGGCCGCCGCCCACCCCGGCTACGCCGCCACCAACCTCCACGTGGGGGCGACCCCGCAGGCGGGTACGACCCTCGGCTCGCGGTTCACCGCGGCCGTCACCGCCCTCGGGAACGCGATCGGCAACACCGTCATCGCGCAGTCCGCCGCCTCCGGCGCGCTGCCGACCCTGTACGCGGCCACCGCGCCCGGGGTCAGGCCCGACGAGTTCATCGGGCCGCGGCTCGGCCTGCGCGGTGCGCCCGTCCGCTCCCGGCGGGCGAAATGGACCCTGGACGACAAGTCCGGCGAACGGCTCTGGGGTGCCTCCGAAAAGCTCACCGGAGTCTCGTACACGTCTCTATCGCGCTGA
- a CDS encoding esterase/lipase family protein has protein sequence MRRSALPVPLLFPMLVALAAALAAALVAALLVAPTARAAESADRAERRTPVVLVHGFGDTAASLDGLEDHLHAQGWLSSDLAEFGYDWAATNDSNAARFGAFLTERFGSRPVDVVAHSMGSLLTRKYLKDGGSYRVRAWVSLGGPNHGAGDAAPCGPFATFCDIHAASLADMTPGSPFLNSLNAGDETPGATRYTTFSSTCDQQIPPGDSRAPRSTELAGAVNHVLPVGDSGCPSHYGLLGNDWVRRQIVAEFSKDPVSQVDLKTGPFRITVDSARFSSSGESGPELYDGLTLTTDGTARSLWRRDRSGATAFPDHDPWFGLDDSTRSQVFTGRATVTAYLVDADYSAGNNDDVMAAGRVHWDPALGFGRFTAKMNGVDGGETSVTYTVTPAQGVPACRVRVDQAELTYFDDGTTRPALYGDIAVRTGDGARTAVWSRSGSDPSTFPNQGNRTNPDPYFYQRVGSGTTYGPGPFEIGVFLWDYDASSADDLVARGTVAWDPYTDQPGTRTSEFRGDDGGHVKVTWTALCP, from the coding sequence ATGCGCAGATCCGCCCTGCCCGTGCCCCTGTTGTTCCCGATGCTCGTCGCCCTGGCCGCGGCCCTCGCCGCGGCGCTGGTGGCCGCTCTGCTCGTCGCCCCGACGGCGCGGGCCGCCGAAAGCGCCGACCGCGCGGAGCGCCGTACGCCGGTCGTTCTCGTCCACGGTTTCGGGGACACCGCGGCCTCCCTCGACGGGCTGGAGGACCACCTGCACGCCCAGGGGTGGCTCTCCAGCGACCTCGCCGAATTCGGCTACGACTGGGCCGCCACCAACGACTCCAACGCCGCCCGCTTCGGCGCCTTCCTCACCGAACGGTTCGGCAGCCGCCCCGTCGACGTGGTCGCTCACAGCATGGGCTCGCTGCTGACGCGCAAGTACCTCAAGGACGGCGGGAGTTACCGGGTCCGCGCGTGGGTCTCGCTCGGCGGACCCAACCACGGGGCGGGGGACGCCGCCCCCTGCGGGCCCTTCGCCACCTTCTGCGACATCCACGCGGCCTCGCTCGCCGACATGACCCCCGGCAGCCCCTTCCTGAACTCCCTCAACGCGGGCGACGAGACCCCGGGCGCCACCCGCTACACCACCTTCAGCTCCACCTGCGACCAGCAGATCCCGCCCGGCGACAGCCGCGCCCCGCGCTCCACCGAGCTGGCCGGAGCCGTCAACCACGTCCTGCCCGTGGGCGACAGCGGCTGTCCCTCGCACTACGGACTGCTCGGCAACGACTGGGTCCGGCGGCAGATCGTCGCCGAGTTCTCCAAGGATCCGGTGAGTCAAGTCGACCTGAAGACCGGTCCGTTCCGGATCACCGTCGACTCGGCGCGGTTCTCCTCCAGTGGTGAGAGCGGGCCCGAGCTCTACGACGGGCTCACCCTGACCACCGACGGGACCGCCCGCTCCCTCTGGCGCCGCGACCGGTCCGGCGCCACCGCCTTTCCCGACCACGACCCGTGGTTCGGGCTCGACGACTCCACACGGAGTCAGGTCTTCACCGGCCGGGCGACCGTCACCGCCTACCTCGTCGACGCCGACTACAGCGCCGGGAACAACGACGACGTGATGGCCGCCGGCCGCGTCCACTGGGACCCGGCGCTCGGCTTCGGCCGGTTCACCGCGAAGATGAACGGAGTGGACGGCGGCGAGACCTCCGTCACCTACACCGTGACCCCGGCGCAGGGCGTCCCCGCCTGCCGGGTCCGTGTGGACCAGGCGGAACTGACCTACTTCGACGACGGCACGACCCGCCCCGCCCTCTACGGGGACATCGCGGTCCGGACCGGTGACGGTGCGCGCACCGCCGTGTGGTCGCGCTCCGGCTCGGACCCGTCGACCTTCCCCAACCAGGGCAACCGCACCAACCCCGACCCGTACTTCTATCAGCGCGTCGGCTCGGGGACCACGTACGGGCCCGGCCCGTTCGAGATCGGCGTGTTCCTCTGGGACTACGACGCCTCCTCGGCCGACGACCTGGTCGCCCGGGGCACGGTGGCCTGGGATCCGTACACCGATCAGCCGGGGACCCGTACCAGCGAGTTCCGCGGGGACGACGGAGGGCACGTGAAGGTCACCTGGACCGCCCTCTGCCCCTGA
- a CDS encoding NAD(P)/FAD-dependent oxidoreductase, which yields MDDDTTDNHLRTTGPHTDSQADPQADPQAGRSAEHRAGDHAVVLGAGMAGLLAARVLAMRFSRVTLIERDELPEGEPVLRPGIPQSRHAHILWSRGVELIELMLPGITDKLVAAGAGLFDSPRDFLWLSPADWFGPVSGARVLLASRELLDSTVRGEVLRNARVRVRAGAAATGLVAGPDGRTVTGVELRGGERLAARLVVDATGRSSKAPAWLTALGHPAPVVTRYDSHLGYSSRYFKIPEDPGRRWQGMYVQGRPELPRGGVLMPLDGDRWLVTLVGNGEHAPPTREEEFLPFARSLRSPALYDAIRDAVPLSSPTAFRNNMNEWRHYERLERWPDGFVVLGDAACRVNPVYGHGMTVAALAAEALAKEIRTLDPEQIAAASRRIQRRTLAAAAVPWQIATSEDMRYPVTEGPPPDRATRILQRYMSRVMAGANTDQAIASRFFGVLSLTRPPGTLLDPVTMFRVLSKRHLPATPETTAYPAHHAPPAERRERRSA from the coding sequence ATGGACGACGACACGACGGACAACCACCTACGTACCACCGGCCCGCACACCGATTCCCAGGCCGATCCGCAGGCCGATCCGCAGGCCGGGCGCAGCGCCGAGCACCGCGCCGGGGACCATGCAGTGGTCCTCGGCGCGGGCATGGCCGGGCTGCTGGCCGCGCGGGTGCTCGCGATGCGGTTCTCCCGGGTCACCTTGATCGAGCGGGACGAACTACCGGAGGGCGAGCCGGTGTTGCGCCCCGGGATACCCCAGTCCCGGCACGCGCACATCCTGTGGTCGCGGGGTGTGGAGCTGATCGAGCTGATGCTGCCGGGCATCACCGACAAGCTGGTGGCGGCGGGGGCGGGCCTCTTCGACTCGCCGCGCGACTTCCTCTGGCTCAGCCCCGCCGACTGGTTCGGGCCGGTGTCCGGGGCCAGAGTCCTGCTCGCGAGCAGGGAGCTGCTCGACTCGACGGTGCGCGGGGAAGTGCTCCGCAACGCCCGCGTCCGGGTCCGGGCCGGTGCGGCCGCCACCGGGCTCGTGGCCGGGCCGGACGGCCGTACGGTCACCGGCGTGGAACTGCGCGGCGGCGAGCGGCTGGCCGCTCGGCTCGTCGTCGACGCGACCGGCCGTTCCTCCAAGGCCCCCGCCTGGCTCACGGCGCTCGGCCACCCGGCTCCGGTGGTCACCCGCTACGACTCCCATCTCGGGTACTCCAGCCGCTACTTCAAGATCCCGGAGGATCCGGGCCGGCGCTGGCAGGGCATGTACGTCCAGGGTCGGCCCGAACTCCCGCGCGGCGGGGTGCTGATGCCGCTGGACGGGGACCGCTGGCTGGTGACCCTCGTCGGCAACGGCGAACACGCCCCGCCCACGCGGGAGGAGGAGTTCCTTCCGTTCGCCCGGAGCCTGCGCAGTCCTGCCCTGTACGACGCCATCCGGGACGCGGTCCCGCTGTCCTCGCCCACCGCCTTCCGGAACAACATGAACGAATGGCGGCACTACGAGCGCCTGGAGCGCTGGCCGGACGGGTTCGTGGTCCTCGGCGACGCGGCCTGCCGGGTCAACCCCGTGTACGGGCACGGGATGACGGTCGCCGCGCTCGCCGCGGAGGCCCTGGCCAAGGAGATCCGCACCCTGGACCCGGAGCAGATCGCCGCGGCCTCCCGCCGGATCCAGCGCCGGACCCTCGCGGCGGCCGCCGTGCCCTGGCAGATCGCGACCAGCGAGGACATGCGCTACCCGGTGACGGAGGGACCGCCGCCGGACCGGGCCACGCGGATCCTGCAGCGCTACATGTCCCGGGTGATGGCGGGAGCCAACACCGATCAGGCGATAGCCTCCCGCTTCTTCGGCGTGCTGTCGCTCACTCGCCCGCCGGGCACCCTCCTGGACCCCGTCACGATGTTCCGCGTCCTGTCCAAGCGGCACCTCCCGGCCACCCCGGAAACCACGGCCTACCCGGCCCACCACGCCCCGCCGGCGGAGCGGCGCGAGCGCCGGAGCGCCTAA
- a CDS encoding VOC family protein has protein sequence MIAEMQCVVLDCPDPAALAAFYQRLTGGEVNRPDRRWATDATWATLHLPAGQVLAFQYAEDHRPPRWPDPARPQQLHLDFAVADLDVAHAEVLSCGATLLEGDRVGEGWRVYADPAGHPFCLVRH, from the coding sequence GTGATCGCCGAGATGCAGTGCGTGGTGCTGGACTGCCCCGACCCGGCGGCGCTGGCCGCGTTCTACCAGCGCCTGACCGGCGGGGAGGTGAACCGTCCGGACCGGCGCTGGGCGACCGACGCGACCTGGGCGACCCTGCACCTCCCGGCCGGCCAGGTCCTCGCCTTCCAGTACGCCGAGGACCACCGGCCGCCCCGCTGGCCGGACCCGGCCCGGCCCCAGCAGCTCCACCTGGACTTCGCCGTCGCGGACCTGGACGTGGCGCATGCGGAGGTCCTGTCCTGTGGGGCCACCCTGCTGGAGGGGGACCGGGTCGGCGAGGGCTGGCGGGTCTACGCCGATCCGGCCGGGCACCCCTTCTGTCTGGTGCGCCACTGA
- a CDS encoding immune inhibitor A domain-containing protein — protein sequence MRRLAAVGAAISLALLAAPALAATAPPTPAPTPAGQQQQADQQQAQQAAAPPPAPLELQRQALRRQALEEVAAGRPGGLRADADGRLPRLAKVGKRYVELARERKDKVFVILAEFGDQVDNTTEFEGKPRFGGAPGPAHNTIGKPASDDNHTLWRRDFDRSFYQKQFFSTDPQSASLRAYYRLQSSGRYDMDGMVTDWVKLPWNEARYGTDNCSESGQCRTNWDMIRDATDSWYKSERAKGRTPEQIKAQLAEYDVWDRYDADHDGNFDEPDGYLDHLVVVHAGKDQTWGGGTQGKDAVWAHRWFAYWNQAGSAGPEGNKAGGAPVGDTGIWAGDYLTGGENSGAGLFAHEFGHDLGLPDLYSSDGDNSVNFWSLMSSASYLGKGRNSTGEFPGDLDPWSKLQLGWLRYTEADAGRTTRATLGVSGYNTEDPQALLVHLPPSSTTTDLVEPYAGASQWWSGTGDFMDNTLSRTVDLSGIAAGTAARLDARLWYDIEQDFDYLTVEASTDGGAAWTALPGTVDATPIGAKGISGTSAGWTQLSVPLTRFSGTSVQLRLRVTSDSNTHGKGVTFDDIRVTAGDGDGRELLRDGAEQGANGWTAVKWSRTEGRTGSEQHPRAYFVENRRYTGYGSLLRTGPYNFGFTGDKVEFYPYQQGVLIWLWDTAYSDNTTKAHPGGGMLLPVDSRPEPLTHPDGTLLNARAQTFDAPFSLGRSDRIVLHKAGAPTVIPARSGVPVFDDRHGAYWNAALPQLGVKVPDTGTRLTVVKEAAGGALTTVQLSPSK from the coding sequence TTGCGCAGACTCGCTGCGGTGGGAGCGGCGATATCCCTCGCCCTCCTCGCCGCCCCCGCGCTCGCCGCCACCGCACCCCCGACACCGGCCCCGACGCCCGCCGGGCAGCAGCAACAGGCCGATCAGCAGCAGGCCCAGCAGGCCGCCGCCCCGCCGCCCGCACCCCTGGAGCTCCAGCGCCAGGCCCTGCGCCGCCAGGCCCTCGAGGAGGTGGCCGCGGGCCGTCCGGGCGGCCTGCGGGCCGACGCCGACGGCAGGCTGCCGCGCCTGGCCAAGGTCGGCAAGCGGTACGTCGAACTGGCCCGGGAGCGCAAGGACAAGGTCTTCGTGATCCTCGCCGAGTTCGGCGACCAGGTGGACAACACCACCGAGTTCGAGGGCAAGCCGCGCTTCGGCGGCGCCCCGGGCCCGGCGCACAACACGATCGGCAAGCCCGCCTCGGACGACAACCACACCCTGTGGCGCAGGGACTTCGACCGGTCCTTCTACCAGAAGCAGTTCTTCTCCACCGACCCGCAGTCGGCGTCCCTGCGCGCCTACTACCGGCTCCAGTCCTCCGGCCGGTACGACATGGACGGCATGGTGACCGACTGGGTCAAGCTGCCCTGGAACGAAGCCCGTTACGGCACGGACAACTGCTCCGAGTCGGGCCAGTGCCGGACCAACTGGGACATGATCCGGGACGCCACGGACTCCTGGTACAAGTCCGAGCGCGCAAAGGGCCGTACGCCCGAGCAGATCAAGGCCCAGCTCGCCGAGTACGACGTGTGGGACCGCTACGACGCCGACCACGACGGCAACTTCGACGAGCCTGACGGCTACCTCGACCACCTCGTCGTCGTCCACGCGGGCAAGGACCAGACCTGGGGCGGCGGTACGCAGGGCAAGGACGCCGTGTGGGCCCACCGCTGGTTCGCCTACTGGAACCAGGCCGGCAGCGCGGGCCCGGAGGGCAACAAGGCGGGCGGCGCCCCGGTCGGCGACACCGGCATCTGGGCCGGGGACTACCTGACCGGCGGGGAGAACAGCGGCGCGGGCCTCTTCGCGCATGAGTTCGGGCACGATCTGGGCCTGCCCGACCTGTACAGCTCGGACGGGGACAACAGCGTCAACTTCTGGTCGCTGATGTCCTCGGCGTCCTACCTGGGCAAGGGCCGCAATTCCACGGGAGAGTTCCCGGGCGACCTCGACCCCTGGAGCAAGCTGCAGCTGGGCTGGCTCCGGTACACGGAGGCCGACGCGGGCCGCACGACGCGGGCGACGCTCGGAGTGTCCGGCTACAACACCGAGGATCCGCAGGCCCTGCTGGTGCACCTGCCGCCGTCTTCGACCACGACCGATCTGGTCGAGCCGTACGCGGGCGCCAGCCAGTGGTGGAGCGGCACCGGCGACTTCATGGACAACACGCTGTCGCGCACGGTCGACCTCTCGGGGATCGCGGCCGGGACGGCGGCCCGTCTGGACGCCCGCCTCTGGTACGACATCGAGCAGGACTTCGACTACCTGACCGTGGAGGCCTCCACGGACGGCGGGGCCGCCTGGACGGCACTGCCCGGCACGGTGGACGCCACGCCGATCGGGGCGAAGGGGATCTCCGGCACCTCGGCGGGCTGGACACAGCTCTCGGTCCCGCTGACCCGATTCAGCGGCACATCGGTCCAGTTGAGGCTGCGCGTCACCTCGGACAGCAACACCCACGGCAAGGGCGTCACCTTCGACGACATCCGCGTCACGGCGGGCGACGGCGACGGCCGGGAGCTGCTGCGCGACGGGGCGGAGCAGGGAGCGAACGGCTGGACGGCGGTCAAGTGGTCGCGTACGGAGGGCCGCACGGGCAGCGAGCAGCACCCGCGCGCGTACTTCGTGGAGAACCGCCGCTACACCGGCTACGGCAGCCTGCTGCGGACGGGACCGTACAACTTCGGCTTCACGGGCGACAAAGTGGAGTTCTACCCGTACCAGCAGGGCGTGCTGATCTGGCTCTGGGACACGGCGTACAGCGACAACACCACCAAGGCGCACCCCGGCGGCGGCATGCTGCTGCCCGTCGACTCCCGCCCGGAGCCGCTGACCCACCCGGACGGCACGCTCCTCAACGCGCGTGCGCAGACCTTCGACGCACCGTTCTCCCTCGGGAGGAGCGACCGGATCGTCCTGCACAAGGCGGGCGCACCGACCGTGATCCCGGCCCGGAGCGGCGTACCCGTCTTCGACGACCGCCACGGGGCGTACTGGAACGCGGCGCTGCCGCAGCTCGGGGTCAAGGTGCCGGACACCGGGACCCGGCTCACGGTGGTCAAGGAGGCCGCGGGCGGGGCTCTGACGACGGTGCAGCTCAGCCCGTCGAAGTGA